The Sagittula stellata E-37 sequence TCCGGCCACAAGCAGACCGACCACCTGCGCATCATCACCCTGTGCGAGGCGGCGGCGGAACTGGCCTTCGACGTGCTGGAAGAGGGCGGAACGTTCGTGGCCAAGGTGCTGGCAGGCGGTGCCGAGGGCACGCTCCAGGCAACCTTGAAGAGGCGGTTCGCCAAGGTGGCAAACTTCAAGCCGCCCGCAAGCCGGTCCGATTCATCGGAAAAGTTCGTCGTAGCCACCGGCTTTAGAGGCTGAGAACCGGCGCAACAAAACAAGCAGGAGTTTCGGCCCTCGCCGCGGTCCGGCGCTGAGGGACTGAGCGGCGCTTTTCTGAATACGCAGGCTGTCTTCCGCGCAAAGCAGATCGGACCTCGCCTCCTTCGGGGGCTGCGTCTGGCGGTACAGGTCGAACAGGCGCGCGTGGCGGGCCGAGCGCTGATCCGGTTCGTGAGTGGCGGTCGAGAAGGTCACGTAAATACCCCGGCAGAAGGGTTCCCCTCAGGTTCAATTGCATGGGACCGGGGCGATTCCAAGACGGTCGCGGTGCGATTTGGTGGCATGGGGATTGACCAAGCCCGCGCGGCGGGTCTCACTGCTTCGAAAGGGGGCACCATGGCAGTCATTTTATGCTTCGGCGACAGCAACACGCACGGCACGGCTCCGCTGGACCGGCCGGGCGGTCAGGCGCGCCATCCCAAGGGCCAGCGCTGGCCCGACGTGCTGGCATCCGAACTGGGCAACGCTCACGAAGTCATCCAAGAGGGCCTGCCCGGGCGAACCACAGTGCATGACGATCCGGTCGAAGGCGGATGCCGGAACGGACAGGCGGTCCTGACCGCAATCCTGCACACCCACCGGCCCATCGACCTGATGCTCATCATGCTCGGGACCAACGACCTCAAGAACCGGTTCTCGGTCACGGCATGGGAAATCGCGCGCTCGGTCGAGCGGCTTGTCATCATGAGCCGGGCAGAGGCCGTGGTTTCGGATTTCATGGTCATCGCGCCGGCGCCGGTGCGCGAATGCGGGTCTCTGGAAGCGCCGTACCTCGGGGCGGAGGCCCGTCAGACAGGGTTGTCCGAGCGGCTGGAAGAAATGGCGGAGCGTCAGGGCATAGGGTTCTTCGATGCGGGGCACTATGCAACCGTGTCGCCAAAGGATGGTGTCCATTGGGAGCCGGAGTCGCACATCGCGCTGGGACAGGCGCTGGCCCCCGCAGTCCGGGCGCGTCTGTCTTGATCCGTGGTCTCCCCTTGATCCTTATGCTGGCGGCCTGTTCGGTTGCGCCCAAGGCACCGCTGTCGCCAGTCCCGGTCCGCAACCCGACAACAGCGGTGGCGTCGCAGGTCAACGCTGATCCCGCGCGAGTGCAAGGTCAGTGGGTCGTAGTGCAAAGCAGCAAGGCTGTGGCCGGAACGCCGGTCCGGATCGGCAACGGCGCGTTGCAGATCGGGTCGGATGCACAGGCGTTTGTCGCCAGGGGGCAGGGCCGTTTCGCCTCGGGCGACACGGAGGTCTGGGTGCACTGGCTCGACGACGACGACCGGACGGTGGCCATGGGCACGCCGGATGGCGCGTGGTTCGCCATCCTCGACCGCACGGGCCGCCCGGGAGAGCGCCTGAACGCAGCACGCGACATCCTTGGGTGGTACGGATACGACCTGAGCCGGGTGATGAAATGAGGGAGAGCGTCACATGACGAAGATAGCCACCATCGTCGGCGGTGGGGTGATCGGCGGCGGTTGGGCCGCGCGCTTTGCACTGATGGGCTGGGATGTGCGCATCTTCGATCCCGATCCCGAGGCCGAGCGCAAGATTGCGGAGGTCGTCGCCGGCGCCGCCCGCGCCCTGCCGATGCTTTACGAGGCGCCGATGCCGAAGCGCGGCACGATCACCTTCCACGCCGATCTGGGCGAAGCGGTTTCGGGCGCCGACTACATCCAGGAAAGCGTGCCCGAGCGGCTCGATCTCAAGCACAAAGTCATCCGCGAGATCCAGGCCCATGCGTCGGAAGGCGCGGTTCTGGGGTCCTCCACCAGCGGGTTCAAGCCCTCGGAGTTGCAGGAAGGGGCCATGCGGCCCGGCCAGATCGTCGTCGCCCACCCGTTCAACCCGGTCTACCTCCTGCCGCTGGTGGAGCTGGTGCCGGGCGGGGCGGACGAGGCCACGGTGGTCCGTGCGCGTACCATCCTGACCGAGATCGGCATGTTCCCCCTGCACGTACGGGCCGAGATCGACGCCCATATCGCGGACCGTTTCCTCGAAGCCGTCTGGCGCGAGGCGCTGTGGCTGGTCAAAGACGGGATCGCCACCACCGAGGAGATCGACAACGCCATTCGCTACGGTTTCGGTCTTCGCTGGGCACAAATGGGATTGTTCGAGACCTATCGCGTGGCGGGCGGCGAAGCGGGGATGCGGCACTTCATGGCGCAGTTCGGCCCGTGCCTGTCGTGGCCCTGGACCAAGCTGATGGATGTGCCCGAGTTCACCGAAGACCTGATCGACCTGATCGCCGACCAGTCGGACGCGCAGTCGGGCAAGTATTCCATCCGCGAATTGGAACGTCAGAGGGACGACAATCTTGTGGCGATCCTGCGGGCGCTCAAGGGGCGGGAAGCAGCGGCGGGCAAGCTGATCCTCGAACACGATGCGACTCTGCGCTGCGCCCTTGGCGACGGCGTGCCGCTGGTGACCGTCCGCCGGACCGTGCCGGTGGACTGGACCGACGTGAACGGCCACATGAACGAGGGCCGCTATGGTCAGGTGTTCTCCGACGCGTCGGAGGAACTGATGACCCACGTCGGTGCCGACCGTGCGTACATCGAGGCCGGACACAGTTACTTTACCGCCGAAAACAACATCAAGTATCTGGCCGAAACCCTTGCTGGAGAAGAGTTTTACGTGGAAACTCGCGTCATGCAGGGGGAGGGCAAGAAACTGCGGCTCTGGCACGAGATGAAGCGGTCTTCGGATAATGCAATGCTGTCGACCTGCAATCAGTTCCTTTTGCACGTCTCCCTTGATACGCGCCGGTCCTGTCCGCCTCAGCCGCATGTCCTGAAGGCAGTCGAACGGCTCGCTGCCGCGCATGCCGGACAAGAGGAGATGGCAGATGGATAAGAAGGCCTTTCTGACCGACCTGTTCGAGGCCGCCGTGGCCGCCGCCGATCCCCTGCAGGCGCTGCGCGACGTGCTGCCGCCGAAACCGCCGGGCCGCACTGTGGTCGTCGCGCTTGGCAAAGGGGCCGCGCAACTCGCCGCCGCTTTCGAGGACCTCTGGGGCGATCCGGTGGAGGGCGTCGTTGTCACGCGCTACGGCTATGCCGCGCCCTGCAAGCATCTGAAGGTGATCGAAGCCGCCCACCCTGTGCCGGATGCCGCTGGCCTCGCCGCGACCGAAGAGGTGTTCAGGGCCGTGTCCGGCCTGACACCCGGGGACCTTGTGGTGGCGCTGGTCTGCGGCGGCGGGTCGGCACTGCTGCCCGCTCCGCCGGAGGGGCTGACGCTTGAGGACGAACAGGCGCTGAACCGGGCGCTTCTGGCCTCCGGTGCGCCAATCGGTGTGATGAACGCGATCCGCAAGCACGTGAGCCGGGTCAAGGGCGGTCGTCTTGCCGCCGCCGCAGCCCCCGCGCAGGTGGTGTCTCTGGTCGTCTCCGACGTTCCCGGGGACGATCCGGCGCAGGTGGCCTCTGGTCCGACGGTGCCCGATTGGGTCACGCGCGAGGATGCTTTGGCAATGATCCGGGCACGCAACATCACCTTGCCCGAGAAGGTCATGGCCCACATCGCGACCGAGGCCGCAGCGGCACCGTCGCCGCTGGATCCCGCCTTTGAGCGCAACG is a genomic window containing:
- a CDS encoding SGNH/GDSL hydrolase family protein; translation: MAVILCFGDSNTHGTAPLDRPGGQARHPKGQRWPDVLASELGNAHEVIQEGLPGRTTVHDDPVEGGCRNGQAVLTAILHTHRPIDLMLIMLGTNDLKNRFSVTAWEIARSVERLVIMSRAEAVVSDFMVIAPAPVRECGSLEAPYLGAEARQTGLSERLEEMAERQGIGFFDAGHYATVSPKDGVHWEPESHIALGQALAPAVRARLS
- a CDS encoding carnitine 3-dehydrogenase translates to MTKIATIVGGGVIGGGWAARFALMGWDVRIFDPDPEAERKIAEVVAGAARALPMLYEAPMPKRGTITFHADLGEAVSGADYIQESVPERLDLKHKVIREIQAHASEGAVLGSSTSGFKPSELQEGAMRPGQIVVAHPFNPVYLLPLVELVPGGADEATVVRARTILTEIGMFPLHVRAEIDAHIADRFLEAVWREALWLVKDGIATTEEIDNAIRYGFGLRWAQMGLFETYRVAGGEAGMRHFMAQFGPCLSWPWTKLMDVPEFTEDLIDLIADQSDAQSGKYSIRELERQRDDNLVAILRALKGREAAAGKLILEHDATLRCALGDGVPLVTVRRTVPVDWTDVNGHMNEGRYGQVFSDASEELMTHVGADRAYIEAGHSYFTAENNIKYLAETLAGEEFYVETRVMQGEGKKLRLWHEMKRSSDNAMLSTCNQFLLHVSLDTRRSCPPQPHVLKAVERLAAAHAGQEEMADG
- a CDS encoding glycerate kinase type-2 family protein, with product MDKKAFLTDLFEAAVAAADPLQALRDVLPPKPPGRTVVVALGKGAAQLAAAFEDLWGDPVEGVVVTRYGYAAPCKHLKVIEAAHPVPDAAGLAATEEVFRAVSGLTPGDLVVALVCGGGSALLPAPPEGLTLEDEQALNRALLASGAPIGVMNAIRKHVSRVKGGRLAAAAAPAQVVSLVVSDVPGDDPAQVASGPTVPDWVTREDALAMIRARNITLPEKVMAHIATEAAAAPSPLDPAFERNVVRVVASARLSLEAAAAKAEAAGITPVILSDAIEGEAVDVGSVHAAIAREVARRGRPFKPPVVMLSGGETTVTLGEAPGRGGRNTAFLLGFALGTEGMPISALAADTDGIDGTEDNAGAFCDGQSMARLREAGHDPREFVRRQDPYGAFDAIGDIYAPGPTGTNVNDFRAIFVESQG